In Nodosilinea sp. PGN35, the genomic stretch GGCAGCGGGCCTCGGGGCCGTCGAGCAGGGGGAGTACGCTCAGCTCAATGGTGCTGGCCAGGGCGGTAGCACCACCTGCCAGACTCAGGGGCAGGCTGAGCAGCAGCGCCCAGCAAAATTTTGGTTGCATCGTTATCATCCTCTACAAACACAACACAGGCTCAGAGCCATCGTTCATCACCACTTCTACAGCGCTGCGACGGCCAATTCCCGACGGCCCAGCCCCAGCCATCGGTGGGCCTGAATGCCGCGCCCCGAGCCAATATGGCATGATTGATCTCTGCGCTTCGCTGGGGCCTCGCCCCGCCACTCCCTATGCTCCGCCTCAGCCAAATCAAACTCCCCCTCGACCACCCCGACGCGGCGCTGGAGGAAGCTATTCTCAAAAAGCTGCACCTGGCGGCGGCAGATCTAACCCACTACACCATCTTCAAGCGCAGCTACGACGCCCGCAAAAAGGGCAGTATCACCCTGGTCTACATCGTCGATGTGGAAACCCCCAAGGAAAAGGCCCTGCTCAAGCGGTTTAAGAAAGACGCTACGGTGAGCGTCACCCCCGATCTGACCTACCGCCCGGTGGCCCAGGCCCCCAAAGGGTTTCAGAATCGCCCCGTTGTGATCGGCATGGGGCCGTGCGGCATGTTTGCGGGGTTGCTGCTGGCGCAGATGGGGTTTCGGCCCATTATTTTAGAGCGGGGCAAGGCGGTGCGCGATCGCAGCGTTGACACCTTTGGCTTTTGGCTGAAGAAAACCCTCAACCCCGAGTCCAACGCCCAGTTTGGCGAGGGCGGCGCGGGCACCTTCTCCGACGGCAAGCTCTACAGCCAGGTGAGCGACCCCCACCACTACGGGCGCAAAGTGCTCACCGAGCTGGTCAATGCCGGGGCCAATCCGGAGATTCTTTACATCAACAAACCCCACATTGGCACCTACCGCCTGGTCAAAATCGTGCAGACCCTGCGGGCCATGATTGAGTCCCTCGGCGGCGAGATTCGCTTTCAAACCCGCGTCGTCGATCTAGATATTGACCGGGGCCAGGTGCGCGGCGTGCGCCTCGACAACGGCGACTACCTGGCCAGCGACCACGTGGTGCTGGCGGTGGGCCACAGCGCCCGCGACACTTTCCAGATGCTGCACGAGCGCGGCGTCTACATTGAGGCCAAGCCCTTTTCCATTGGCTTTCGCATCGAGCATCCCCAGTCGCTGATCGACCAGTGCCGGTTGGGCGAGCAGGCCGGGCACCCCCGCCTGGGCTCCGCCGACTACAAGCTGGTACACCACTGCGAAAATGGGCGATCGGTCTACAGCTTTTGCATGTGCCCCGGCGGCAAGGTGGTGGCGGCGGCGTCAGAACCGGGCCGCCTGGTGACCAACGGCATGAGCGAGTACGCCCGCGATGAGTCGAACGCCAACAGCGCCATCGTCGTGGGCATCACCCCCGAGGTGGACTATCCCGAGGGGCCGCTGGCGGGCATCGCCCTCCAGCGGCGGCTAGAGGAGTTTGCCTTTGAGCTGGGCGGCGGCACCTACGAAGCGCCGGGGCAGCTGGTGGGTGATTTTTTAGCGGGGCGTCCGTCCACCCGCTTTGGGGAGGTGCAGCCCTCCTACAAGCCGGGGGTGAAGCTGGGGGATTTGAGCGGCAGCTTGCCGGACTATGCGATCGCCGCCATCCGCGAGGCCATCCCCGCCTTCGACCGCAAAATCCACGGCTTTGCCATGGCCGACGCCGTGCTCACCGGCGTCGAGACCCGCACCTCTTCGCCCATTCGCATCCAGCGCAACGAGCAGTTTCAGAGCCTCAACACCGCCGGGCTCTACCCCGCTGGCGAAGGGGCGGGCTACGCCGGGGGCATTCTCTCCGCCGGTATCGACGGCATTCGGGTGGCCGAGGCCGTGGCCCTGAGCCTACTAAAAGGGCAATCCCTGTCTTAGGGGCGTGCCCCTGCCCCCTCATCCCCGGTGGGCCGATCGCCGGGCCGGCAGCTTGCGCCGGGAAGGCTTGCTCTCAGGCTCCAGGGCGTCGGGGTGCTGGGCCTCCAGCAAAAACACCCGCCGACCATCGGTAATCCGGTAGAGGGTGGTGCAGGTACAGGTGTGGCCCTCCCCCCTCAGCTGGTTGGCGCGCTCATCGCAGGCGGCCTGGGCCTGCTCGACCTCTTCCCAGTCGGTTTCGAGAAATATCTCTTGAATTAAACTCATAGGGCTAACGAAAAAAGAAGAATGAAGAACGAAAAGAGAAGAAGTGCCTGGCGCGATTGAATCGCGGCGCTTTAAATTGCTCTGGGAGACACTTCATTGCCCCACCCAGAGGGCTTAGCTTGCCTCTCGAACAGTAGGAAGCCGATGCCCCCTTTTAGTTCCCTCTCCCCTCGGGAGAGGAATGGGCGAGGGTTTACAGAAAACTGACTGAGAAGTTTTGTCAGTCAATCAAAAGTGAAGCCCTAGGAAAGCGGCTTTCCAGCGCCCTGCAAGACCTCTGACTAAAGATACTAAATTTGTATCCAAATAAGTAGGTTGCCACGGGTAAAATGACCAGATGTCGGTCACGGTTAAGGAATGTAGCTTGCTTCCCCCAGGGTTAACCCAACATCCGCATGGGTTGCGCTTCGCTAACCCATCCTACAAATACATACGGCGATCTACTTAGCAGGTGGAATTTTGGTTAGAGCAGCCCAGAAATTTAAATTTTAGGACTCAAGCCTCTCAAGCACTTTTCCTCTTTGCTCTTCGTTTCTTCTGCTATGGTGCCCCACTTGCCCTACCGCCGCGTTTTGGCCGGGGCCGTCGCCCGAGACTCGATCAAAAACTCAGGAATATCCCACAGCGCCTTGGCCTCTAGGCAGTACTGCTCGCACACCAGGCTGAGGCGGCTGCCAGCGCTGGCCACGGCGTTGACCGAGTGGGTCAAATCGCCTTGAAAGTGCAGCAGTAGCCCGGTCTGGGGCCGAATTTGAGCCACCTGCTGCCGCCCCCGCTGCAAGACCAGTTCGCCCCTGACCAGATCGGCGGGCACCTGCACGTAGAGCACGCTGACCTGCTCGGGGGGCTCAATGGTTTTGCGGTAGGACCGCAGGGAGCGATCGATGTGGGGGTCAACCCGCGATCCCTGGTTTAGCAGCAGCGGGTTGAGGTAAAAAGCGTTGCAGTGGGGCAGCAGCGCCCGGTCGAGGTAGGGCTTAAAAGCGGGAAACTGGCGATCGACCTCCGTGCGGCCCGCCTGGGTGAACACCACAGAAAAGCCCTTGGTGGCAATAAAGTCGCGGTTGAGGTTGTTGGTGGCAAAGTATTGGCACGACTGAATCGCCCCCCGCAGGTTGTGCAGGTAGGCCGCCGTAAAGGCTTCGGGCTGGCAGCGGTAGTAGCTCATGGCACGGGTTCAACGGCAATTGGGGCAGACGTTTGAGAAAATTCCCAGCAAATAGATCCCTGCGCTGTTCGACAACTGTAGCCGCCCAACGGTGGGCAGTGCCCACCGTTGGGGAGAAGGTTTTTCAGAAACCAGCAGTCACCTCGGTCAATGCAGGGTTAGCCCAATGTCTATGGCCAGTATCTACGGCTAGAGAGTAAAGGCAGTGACCTATAGCCGCGCTCTACGGTAGCTCCACCGACGTGGGCTTGGCAATATGCGGTAGCCCCCAGCCCAGCTTTTCCCGCAGCACGGTAAAAAATTCGGGCGGTCTCAGGCGAATGAAACGGGCCGGGTAGGGGGCACGGCAGGTGCTGACCTCGTCTTTGGTCATCACGTAGCAGCCTGCGTTGCCGTCCACAATCAACACCAGGGGGTCGGGGTTGGCCGAGCGAATTATCACCTGCTCGCGATCGGGAAACACCAGCCCCCGCGACGCCAGCGAGTGCGGACAGATGGGAATTAGCTGGGTAACCGATACCCCAGGGGCAATTACCGGCCCCCCCGCCGAGAGCGAATAGGCCGTAGACCCCGTGGGCGTCGAGACAATGATGCCGTCGGCGGCAATATCCACTGGAGAGTGGCAGCCAATGGCCACCTCAAAGTGGCACATGCTGGTCAGGGGCTCCCGGTGCAGCACCATCTCGTTGAGGCAGAGGGCTTCCCACACCAGCGTAGTCTCGTGGAAAAGGCGCACCGACATCATGCCCCGCTCTTCGACTTCGTAGTCGCCCGCCAGCACCTGCTCCATCGCCTGGGGTAGCTGGTTGAGGTAAGCCTCAGTTAAAAACCCCATGTGGCCCGTATTTACCGTCAGCAGCGGCACCCCAATCGGGGCAATTTGCCGAAAGGCCGACAGCACGGTGCCGTCGCCCCCCAGCACCACAGCAAACTCCATATCGGCATCGAAATTGGGCGGCACCAGGCTGTCAAGGGGCGTATGGCAAATGGGGCGTTCGGGTTGAGAATAGCCCAAAATACCGCCCATACCCGTGGCCAGGCTGACGGTGTAGCCCCGGCGAGTCAGTTTCTCCTCCCAGTCGAGAGCGACCTGGTAGGCCACAGGCTTAACGTCGTTGTAGATAATGCCAACCTTGGGCACAGGCAGGGTCCAACCTTACAATGCGGTGAAACGAGGTAAACAAAACGTGCCCTACACCCGCTAAGATGCCGAACACGCTGGAGGGGATCAGAGTTTAGCTTTTTCCTAGGCTACCGTTTTTTCGTCTAGGGTAGAACAGCCTGGGGCTGAATTGCTCTAGGATCAGACCCATTTGGAGCCAGGTCGTATCGTTGCCCACAACATTGGGGTAGACCCCAGCCTACGCTACGGTTATCTTACCTGTGGGGGTTTTGCCTCGGCCCTGACCTCGCCCACGATTGTCT encodes the following:
- a CDS encoding 2OG-Fe(II) oxygenase, with the translated sequence MSYYRCQPEAFTAAYLHNLRGAIQSCQYFATNNLNRDFIATKGFSVVFTQAGRTEVDRQFPAFKPYLDRALLPHCNAFYLNPLLLNQGSRVDPHIDRSLRSYRKTIEPPEQVSVLYVQVPADLVRGELVLQRGRQQVAQIRPQTGLLLHFQGDLTHSVNAVASAGSRLSLVCEQYCLEAKALWDIPEFLIESRATAPAKTRR
- a CDS encoding NAD(+) kinase, which translates into the protein MPKVGIIYNDVKPVAYQVALDWEEKLTRRGYTVSLATGMGGILGYSQPERPICHTPLDSLVPPNFDADMEFAVVLGGDGTVLSAFRQIAPIGVPLLTVNTGHMGFLTEAYLNQLPQAMEQVLAGDYEVEERGMMSVRLFHETTLVWEALCLNEMVLHREPLTSMCHFEVAIGCHSPVDIAADGIIVSTPTGSTAYSLSAGGPVIAPGVSVTQLIPICPHSLASRGLVFPDREQVIIRSANPDPLVLIVDGNAGCYVMTKDEVSTCRAPYPARFIRLRPPEFFTVLREKLGWGLPHIAKPTSVELP
- a CDS encoding NAD(P)/FAD-dependent oxidoreductase, which translates into the protein MLRLSQIKLPLDHPDAALEEAILKKLHLAAADLTHYTIFKRSYDARKKGSITLVYIVDVETPKEKALLKRFKKDATVSVTPDLTYRPVAQAPKGFQNRPVVIGMGPCGMFAGLLLAQMGFRPIILERGKAVRDRSVDTFGFWLKKTLNPESNAQFGEGGAGTFSDGKLYSQVSDPHHYGRKVLTELVNAGANPEILYINKPHIGTYRLVKIVQTLRAMIESLGGEIRFQTRVVDLDIDRGQVRGVRLDNGDYLASDHVVLAVGHSARDTFQMLHERGVYIEAKPFSIGFRIEHPQSLIDQCRLGEQAGHPRLGSADYKLVHHCENGRSVYSFCMCPGGKVVAAASEPGRLVTNGMSEYARDESNANSAIVVGITPEVDYPEGPLAGIALQRRLEEFAFELGGGTYEAPGQLVGDFLAGRPSTRFGEVQPSYKPGVKLGDLSGSLPDYAIAAIREAIPAFDRKIHGFAMADAVLTGVETRTSSPIRIQRNEQFQSLNTAGLYPAGEGAGYAGGILSAGIDGIRVAEAVALSLLKGQSLS